The following proteins are encoded in a genomic region of Lactiplantibacillus plantarum:
- the rpsT gene encoding 30S ribosomal protein S20 — MPIIKSAIERVKTNNKANVRNTAQMSAMRTAVKKFEAAKTAGADNVDDLYLAATSAVDKAASKGLIKRNKAARDKSRMAARYAK; from the coding sequence ATGCCAATTATCAAATCCGCTATTGAACGCGTGAAAACAAACAATAAAGCAAACGTCCGTAACACCGCCCAAATGAGTGCGATGCGGACTGCTGTTAAAAAATTTGAAGCTGCTAAAACTGCTGGTGCCGACAACGTCGACGATTTATACTTAGCAGCAACTAGCGCCGTTGACAAGGCTGCTTCTAAAGGTCTTATCAAGCGCAACAAAGCTGCCCGTGACAAGTCACGGATGGCTGCACGTTACGCTAAATAA
- the rpsO gene encoding 30S ribosomal protein S15, which yields MAISREKKTELINKYARHEGDTGSVEVQVAVLTEDINELNEHLRVHKKDFHSQRGLMKKIGHRRNLLAYLRKEDVNRYRDLIQSLGLRR from the coding sequence ATGGCAATTTCACGCGAAAAGAAGACGGAGCTTATTAACAAGTATGCTCGTCACGAAGGCGATACTGGTTCTGTTGAAGTCCAAGTTGCAGTTTTAACGGAAGACATCAACGAATTAAACGAACATTTACGAGTTCACAAGAAGGATTTTCATTCACAACGTGGGTTGATGAAGAAAATTGGTCACCGTCGTAACTTGTTAGCTTACCTTCGTAAAGAAGACGTTAACCGTTACCGTGACTTAATCCAAAGTCTTGGTCTTCGTCGTTAA
- a CDS encoding helix-hairpin-helix domain-containing protein, which translates to MIDWIKLLKMHWRIVGGVTAVIIILITGWALSQLKQPQPAGTDNLLAHSFNSTSMGGASRTSANADQPATSTQPSNATPSPARPTGASSPGYVDIKGAVNKPGLYQVTASMRVADVIQLAQGMQPQADAQQINLAAKVTDQQVIYVPAKGEQAPAVAPPVVQSTGPTGGTPTSDHAATDKINLNTADVAALQTLSGIGQKKAEKIIDYRQQHGNFKTIDDLKNVSGFGEKTVAKYKDQLTV; encoded by the coding sequence ATGATAGATTGGATTAAGCTGCTCAAAATGCACTGGCGGATTGTTGGTGGTGTTACTGCCGTGATCATTATTTTGATAACGGGATGGGCACTGAGTCAACTTAAGCAGCCTCAACCCGCCGGTACGGATAACTTGTTGGCGCATTCGTTCAATTCCACATCAATGGGAGGCGCGAGTCGAACGTCTGCCAATGCTGACCAGCCCGCAACGAGTACCCAACCGTCGAACGCTACACCGAGCCCAGCCCGACCGACAGGTGCTAGTTCACCCGGGTATGTCGATATTAAGGGTGCGGTTAATAAACCAGGGTTGTATCAGGTTACTGCTAGTATGCGGGTCGCGGATGTCATCCAACTGGCACAAGGCATGCAGCCACAGGCAGATGCTCAGCAGATCAACTTGGCTGCCAAAGTGACTGATCAGCAAGTGATCTACGTGCCAGCTAAGGGCGAACAGGCCCCGGCTGTTGCGCCACCAGTCGTCCAGTCAACGGGGCCTACTGGCGGAACACCAACTAGTGATCATGCGGCAACGGATAAGATCAATCTCAACACGGCTGATGTGGCCGCGCTGCAAACGTTGAGCGGAATCGGGCAGAAGAAGGCTGAAAAAATCATTGATTATCGCCAGCAACATGGTAATTTTAAAACAATTGATGATTTGAAAAACGTCAGCGGCTTTGGAGAAAAGACTGTGGCCAAATACAAAGACCAGCTCACCGTCTAG
- the coaD gene encoding pantetheine-phosphate adenylyltransferase, with product MVTAVFPGSFDPITRGHLDMIQRASRLVDRLIVAVMVNTSKQPLFTMTEKVAMISDELTGLPNVEVQAATGLTVDFMASVHATVLVRGLRNEQDFGYERDIAWMNKSLDETIETICLIARPPYAYFSSSLIKEVAKMGADVSKYVPTAVAQKLHQRLGTDQHD from the coding sequence ATGGTGACAGCAGTTTTTCCGGGGAGTTTCGACCCAATCACACGGGGCCACTTGGATATGATTCAACGTGCCAGTCGATTAGTTGACCGGTTGATTGTGGCCGTCATGGTCAATACGAGTAAGCAACCGTTATTTACGATGACGGAAAAAGTCGCGATGATCAGTGATGAGCTGACGGGTTTACCCAACGTTGAAGTTCAGGCCGCAACTGGTTTGACCGTTGACTTTATGGCGAGTGTCCATGCGACAGTTTTGGTACGTGGTTTGCGGAATGAACAGGATTTCGGGTATGAACGTGATATCGCTTGGATGAACAAGTCATTAGACGAGACGATCGAAACGATTTGCTTGATTGCACGGCCCCCGTACGCTTACTTTTCTTCCAGCTTAATTAAGGAAGTTGCCAAGATGGGAGCGGACGTTTCCAAGTACGTCCCGACCGCGGTGGCGCAAAAACTCCATCAGCGGTTAGGAACTGATCAGCATGACTAA
- a CDS encoding SepM family pheromone-processing serine protease translates to MTKGRELLKRYWGLLVVILVVLALFLIPLPYYIEGPGSANNLKTFVTVKRHPDHHRGKFMLTSVAEARATPLMWLYAQLNPHYDVVSAQDMTGGQDDATYNRVQKFYMRSAINEAIATAYSAAHQQYRKVYQGIYVLTVQSNSKFRNQLKVGDTITKVDGHHFNTASAYQHYIGKQGVGHRVTITYRRKGHLKQASAPLIKLSTHRAGIGIGLTDNIKVTTTIPVKVDPGQIGGPSAGLMFSLQIYQQLTNQNLRHGRKIAGTGTIDQNGQVGEIGGIDKKVIAAKRAGATIFFAPYVKPTKALLAVEEKGQTNYQLAKATAKKYAPNMKVVPVTSFKQAVHYLQTHQ, encoded by the coding sequence ATGACTAAGGGCCGGGAGTTGTTAAAACGTTACTGGGGCTTGCTGGTCGTGATACTGGTGGTACTTGCACTATTTCTAATTCCTTTACCGTACTATATTGAAGGACCCGGAAGTGCAAACAATTTGAAGACTTTTGTGACCGTCAAGCGGCATCCGGATCATCACCGGGGTAAGTTTATGTTGACCTCGGTCGCAGAAGCTCGAGCGACGCCGCTGATGTGGCTTTACGCACAATTGAATCCGCACTATGACGTGGTCAGTGCTCAGGATATGACTGGCGGTCAGGATGACGCGACTTATAATCGGGTTCAGAAGTTTTATATGCGAAGTGCAATCAACGAAGCTATCGCGACGGCGTATTCGGCTGCGCATCAGCAATACCGCAAGGTTTATCAGGGTATCTACGTTTTAACGGTTCAGTCTAATTCGAAATTTAGAAACCAGTTAAAAGTTGGCGATACGATTACGAAAGTCGATGGCCACCATTTTAATACAGCCAGTGCGTATCAGCATTATATTGGTAAGCAGGGCGTCGGACATCGAGTGACGATCACGTATCGGCGAAAGGGCCATTTGAAGCAAGCAAGTGCGCCCCTAATCAAGCTGAGCACGCACCGCGCCGGGATTGGTATCGGCCTAACTGATAATATTAAAGTGACGACGACTATTCCGGTTAAGGTTGATCCCGGACAAATCGGGGGTCCCTCGGCCGGATTGATGTTTAGCTTGCAAATCTATCAGCAATTGACTAATCAGAATTTGCGACACGGACGGAAGATTGCGGGGACCGGCACCATCGATCAAAATGGACAAGTTGGTGAAATTGGTGGTATCGACAAGAAAGTGATTGCTGCTAAGCGGGCAGGGGCGACAATTTTCTTTGCACCGTATGTGAAACCAACCAAAGCGCTTTTGGCGGTTGAAGAAAAGGGTCAAACTAACTATCAACTTGCTAAAGCGACCGCGAAAAAGTACGCGCCTAATATGAAAGTTGTTCCAGTGACCTCATTTAAACAGGCCGTTCATTATTTGCAGACACACCAATAG
- a CDS encoding ComE operon protein 2, whose product MKDQRIPWDQYFMMQAVLLASRSTCERLSVGATIVRDKRIIAGGYNGSVSGDVHCIDEGCYLVDGHCVRTIHAEMNAILQCAKFGAATDGAEIYVTDFPCLQCTKMLLQAGIQKIHYLRNYHNDAYAMSLIERKHVALQQVQFDQSDLDKLNLDQILLDRD is encoded by the coding sequence ATGAAAGATCAACGAATTCCATGGGATCAGTATTTTATGATGCAGGCGGTCTTATTGGCGAGTCGAAGCACGTGTGAGCGGCTTTCGGTTGGTGCCACGATTGTTCGCGACAAACGCATTATTGCGGGTGGTTACAATGGTTCAGTATCCGGCGATGTTCATTGTATCGATGAGGGGTGTTACCTTGTTGATGGGCACTGTGTTCGCACTATTCACGCGGAAATGAATGCGATTTTGCAGTGTGCGAAATTCGGTGCAGCTACGGATGGTGCTGAAATCTATGTCACTGACTTTCCATGTTTACAATGCACGAAAATGTTATTACAAGCTGGAATTCAAAAAATTCATTATTTACGTAATTATCATAACGATGCGTATGCCATGTCCTTAATTGAACGAAAACACGTGGCTTTACAACAAGTTCAGTTCGACCAATCAGATTTGGATAAGCTGAATCTTGATCAAATCTTGTTAGATCGTGACTAA
- a CDS encoding DNA internalization-related competence protein ComEC/Rec2, which yields MRALFFAAIACGLLSSWLVDQQWLAAGLLLIWLLRVIRLRDRQCLMVTIGCVLSLAIWLNWQNHRFASIVQRPSQVVTSHLAVQPDAITVRGGQYQLIATSPMGKVLVRGQLKSATEKQYLTQFTHRTIWHVQGEVAAIAPPTNPGQFNAPRYYRSQGIARQVTVTAVQRIEIASRRGWLGLLDRLHQWRQQFFLACQRLPPTLSRYATSLLVGIRPTDFQTTMGAVQQLGLLHLFSLSGMHVILLVKFLQWVLLRLHLSQQAIDIWLLGLLPAYLVLGGGADSLRRAVVTAALPIIWQLLTHQSSGALGGWSLALIMGIAHNPLVLSQLGGQLSYGLALLLILMPGLPPWRLAIWIQVISLPVLLVATAQWHLWSLAVNLVVAPIFSWVLLPVTVVGASIGFGSTNVTSVCEWVLVNFQNWLEWVSHWPGLLIIGQPSTLWAWTLSLLSLWLLRTPRRRYYWGLLLAYACFSLSLRFPLHGAVQFIDVGQGDSILIRQPFNRQVSLIDTGGQLHFSRPRWQAEQVQPRSRAETITVNYLHRLGITHLDTVYLSHKDVDHIGDLGELLRLMPVNQVVVPAGMARLAKFQKLLVPARKRPKVVEALAGHTFADGLVAVHPFKPGRAENEDSLVLTGVFGQQRFMFTGDLDRAGERAIVARYPQLRVDVLKLGHHGSKTASDPLALRQLGVHHGILSVGRHNRYGHPNQETLITLAEQHIVTYSTALQGMITYRFVNHRQGRWQTFLKEGDRHQRTTGVKIDSQR from the coding sequence TTGCGTGCACTATTTTTTGCTGCCATTGCGTGCGGCTTACTTAGTAGTTGGTTAGTTGACCAACAATGGCTGGCAGCCGGATTATTATTAATTTGGTTATTGCGAGTCATCCGATTACGAGATCGACAGTGTTTGATGGTGACGATTGGCTGTGTTTTATCTTTGGCAATCTGGCTGAACTGGCAAAACCACCGTTTCGCCTCCATTGTTCAGCGGCCCAGTCAGGTGGTCACAAGCCATTTGGCTGTCCAACCCGATGCGATTACGGTGCGCGGTGGTCAGTATCAGCTGATTGCCACTAGTCCAATGGGCAAAGTACTTGTTAGAGGACAGCTGAAAAGTGCCACTGAAAAACAGTATCTGACCCAGTTTACTCACCGGACGATCTGGCACGTTCAGGGGGAAGTCGCCGCCATCGCACCTCCTACCAACCCGGGGCAGTTTAATGCGCCTAGGTATTATCGCAGTCAAGGCATCGCCCGCCAAGTAACGGTCACAGCGGTTCAACGAATAGAAATTGCGTCGCGGCGTGGTTGGCTGGGGCTACTTGATCGATTACACCAATGGCGTCAGCAATTCTTTCTAGCCTGTCAAAGATTGCCACCAACGCTTAGTCGTTATGCGACGAGTCTACTGGTTGGGATACGCCCCACAGATTTTCAGACGACAATGGGGGCCGTTCAACAGCTGGGACTATTGCATTTGTTCAGTTTGTCGGGTATGCATGTTATTTTATTAGTTAAATTCTTGCAATGGGTCTTGTTACGACTGCATCTAAGTCAGCAAGCAATCGATATTTGGTTATTAGGGCTCTTGCCAGCATACCTTGTCTTGGGCGGCGGTGCCGATAGCTTGCGGCGGGCAGTTGTAACCGCGGCTTTACCAATTATTTGGCAGTTGCTAACACATCAGTCAAGTGGGGCGTTGGGTGGTTGGAGCCTTGCCCTTATAATGGGGATTGCCCATAATCCTTTGGTATTGAGCCAATTAGGTGGTCAGCTCAGTTATGGACTAGCCTTGCTGCTGATCTTAATGCCTGGTTTGCCGCCGTGGCGATTAGCAATTTGGATTCAGGTTATCAGTTTACCGGTTTTGCTTGTAGCTACGGCGCAGTGGCATCTGTGGTCCTTAGCAGTCAATTTGGTGGTTGCGCCTATTTTTAGTTGGGTATTATTACCGGTGACGGTCGTGGGGGCGAGCATTGGCTTTGGTTCTACCAATGTCACCAGCGTGTGTGAATGGGTGTTGGTTAATTTTCAGAATTGGCTTGAGTGGGTCAGCCATTGGCCAGGCCTACTCATTATCGGTCAACCGAGTACACTGTGGGCATGGACGCTCAGTCTATTGAGTTTGTGGTTGTTACGGACACCGCGGCGTCGGTATTACTGGGGACTGTTACTGGCATATGCTTGTTTTAGTCTTAGTCTACGTTTTCCACTTCACGGTGCCGTTCAATTTATCGATGTCGGTCAGGGCGATTCGATCTTGATTCGCCAACCATTTAACCGCCAAGTGAGTTTGATCGATACTGGGGGGCAACTACACTTTTCCCGGCCACGTTGGCAGGCAGAGCAGGTACAACCGCGATCGCGTGCGGAAACGATTACGGTCAATTATTTGCACCGGCTAGGGATCACTCACTTGGATACAGTTTATTTATCACACAAGGATGTTGACCATATTGGTGATTTGGGTGAACTATTACGCTTGATGCCGGTCAATCAAGTGGTGGTACCTGCCGGAATGGCGCGCCTAGCCAAGTTTCAAAAGCTGCTAGTGCCCGCCAGAAAGCGGCCTAAAGTGGTTGAAGCATTGGCCGGCCATACGTTTGCAGATGGATTGGTTGCGGTGCATCCGTTTAAACCGGGACGGGCTGAAAATGAAGATTCGTTGGTGCTAACGGGGGTTTTTGGTCAGCAACGTTTCATGTTTACGGGTGATCTTGACCGAGCGGGGGAGCGTGCAATCGTTGCCCGATATCCACAATTACGCGTGGACGTTTTAAAGCTAGGGCATCATGGCAGTAAAACAGCCTCGGATCCGTTAGCTTTGCGCCAATTAGGTGTGCACCACGGTATTTTATCGGTGGGTCGGCACAATCGCTATGGGCATCCGAATCAAGAAACACTAATAACTCTAGCTGAACAGCATATTGTCACTTATTCAACGGCTTTGCAGGGGATGATAACCTATCGTTTCGTTAATCATCGCCAGGGACGTTGGCAAACATTTTTAAAGGAAGGTGATCGCCATCAACGCACAACAGGCGTTAAAATCGATTCGCAACGGTGA
- the rsmD gene encoding 16S rRNA (guanine(966)-N(2))-methyltransferase RsmD, whose amino-acid sequence MRIVAGDFGGRRLKAVPGMQTRPTTDKVKEAVFNIIGPYFDGGQSLDLFAGSGGLSIEAVSRGVARAVLIDRQYQAIKTIKDNIAVTKAPERFEVIKGDAERILDRLASQDEHFDWVFLDPPYAKQQIVKDIQHCDALGLLNPGCRVICETDTNANLPTVLPGFELIRQQDYGITVITIYQKVTEVG is encoded by the coding sequence ATGCGAATTGTAGCAGGAGACTTTGGTGGTCGGCGGCTCAAAGCCGTGCCAGGCATGCAAACTCGGCCGACAACGGACAAGGTTAAAGAAGCTGTTTTTAATATTATTGGCCCCTATTTCGATGGTGGGCAGTCCCTAGACTTATTTGCTGGGAGCGGTGGCTTGAGTATCGAAGCTGTATCACGCGGAGTGGCTCGGGCCGTCTTGATTGATCGGCAGTATCAAGCCATCAAGACGATCAAGGATAACATTGCCGTTACAAAGGCCCCCGAACGATTTGAAGTTATCAAAGGCGATGCTGAGCGTATTTTGGACCGATTAGCATCCCAAGATGAACACTTTGATTGGGTGTTTTTAGACCCACCCTATGCCAAGCAACAGATTGTGAAGGATATTCAGCATTGTGATGCACTAGGATTGCTGAATCCGGGTTGCCGGGTCATTTGTGAGACGGATACGAATGCGAACTTGCCAACGGTCTTACCCGGATTTGAATTGATCAGACAACAAGATTACGGTATTACGGTCATTACCATTTACCAAAAAGTAACGGAGGTCGGGTAA
- the holA gene encoding DNA polymerase III subunit delta, with protein sequence MIAINAQQALKSIRNGDLASIYVILGTVDYLADQLKQAFTQQIPSEEQTMNVGSYDMETTPVAVALDDAMSAPFFGERRLVFINHPYFLTGENKKTKVDHDLASLQHYFEQPEPSTILVFMAPYEKLDARKKLVKTLKKQATTVEVNQVSEAETQRYVQAALDEKQIRIDADALQELVNRTDGQLGLIMGQLPKLMIYAAQSQRIDLAAVQALVTKSLTQNVFDLVNDVLRYQTQSAVELYHELVAAQEAPLKINAILLGQFRLLLQVKIMARAGYSQGSLASTLKVHPYRVKLAMQTVRHFDQAALRAAYLGLLQTEVQMKTTQRDPELLFELFMVQFVNERQAAVGTRLSR encoded by the coding sequence GTGATCGCCATCAACGCACAACAGGCGTTAAAATCGATTCGCAACGGTGACTTGGCATCGATCTATGTTATCTTGGGAACGGTCGACTATTTGGCCGATCAGCTCAAACAGGCTTTTACGCAGCAAATTCCCAGTGAAGAACAAACGATGAACGTCGGCAGTTATGATATGGAAACGACGCCAGTAGCTGTAGCTTTAGATGATGCAATGTCGGCACCGTTTTTTGGTGAACGGCGATTAGTCTTTATTAATCACCCGTACTTTTTGACGGGTGAAAATAAGAAGACCAAGGTTGACCATGATCTGGCCTCACTACAGCACTATTTTGAACAACCTGAACCAAGTACGATTCTGGTGTTTATGGCACCCTATGAGAAATTAGATGCGCGTAAAAAGCTCGTTAAAACGTTAAAAAAACAGGCGACGACGGTTGAAGTCAACCAAGTCTCGGAGGCTGAAACGCAACGCTATGTGCAAGCGGCGTTAGATGAGAAACAGATTCGCATTGATGCGGACGCACTACAGGAACTGGTTAATCGAACTGACGGGCAGTTGGGACTGATTATGGGACAATTACCGAAGTTGATGATTTACGCAGCCCAATCCCAACGAATTGATTTAGCGGCAGTTCAGGCTTTGGTGACTAAATCACTGACGCAAAATGTTTTTGATTTGGTCAACGATGTACTTCGTTATCAGACGCAGTCAGCGGTCGAACTTTACCATGAACTGGTGGCAGCTCAGGAAGCCCCACTAAAGATCAATGCAATCTTATTAGGACAATTCCGATTGTTGCTACAGGTCAAAATTATGGCGCGTGCAGGCTATAGTCAGGGCAGCCTAGCTAGCACGCTTAAAGTGCACCCATATCGGGTCAAACTAGCCATGCAAACGGTCCGCCATTTTGATCAAGCTGCGTTACGGGCGGCGTACTTAGGACTGCTCCAAACAGAAGTACAAATGAAAACGACACAACGCGACCCGGAGTTGCTCTTTGAGTTATTTATGGTTCAATTTGTTAATGAGCGACAGGCAGCGGTCGGAACGCGGCTGTCCCGTTAG
- a CDS encoding YlbG family protein — protein MDFTVKPRRSLIVYMHSMKQVRQLKRFGLIQYQSRKEHYVVLYMDESQIPAATTKIKKLNFVRRVEPSYRPDVAMNFGERVDQGFFKPTTTGAPDDDDED, from the coding sequence ATGGATTTTACAGTTAAACCGCGCCGGTCGCTCATCGTTTATATGCATTCGATGAAGCAGGTGCGTCAATTGAAACGTTTTGGATTAATTCAATACCAATCGCGTAAAGAGCATTATGTGGTCTTGTACATGGATGAAAGTCAAATTCCGGCCGCGACCACGAAAATCAAAAAATTAAATTTTGTCCGCAGGGTTGAACCGTCATACCGCCCGGACGTTGCAATGAACTTTGGCGAACGTGTGGATCAAGGCTTTTTTAAGCCAACCACGACTGGTGCGCCTGATGACGATGATGAGGATTAA